One window of the Pedobacter ginsengisoli genome contains the following:
- a CDS encoding acyltransferase yields MIYKLYWGFISICYAPFFKKFSFPSYIGLPLFTLGLKRVIVNKRVRIFPGLRIETHGEGTVTFEQGVSIGQNFHITSAGNLIIGSNTTISGNVFVTNIDHDYQEIGTHILDQKMIVNDTKIGSNCFIGYGVAIQAGTVLGKQCVVGASSVVRGYFPDYSVIVGAPAKVVKRYNLNTMKWERTAPDGSFLI; encoded by the coding sequence ATGATTTATAAGCTGTATTGGGGATTTATTTCTATTTGTTATGCTCCGTTCTTTAAAAAGTTCTCATTCCCATCTTACATTGGTTTGCCTCTTTTTACATTAGGACTTAAAAGAGTTATTGTAAATAAAAGGGTTAGGATATTTCCCGGATTAAGGATTGAGACACATGGCGAGGGGACAGTGACATTTGAACAGGGGGTTTCGATCGGGCAGAATTTTCATATAACTTCTGCGGGAAATCTCATAATTGGGAGCAATACTACAATTTCTGGAAATGTATTTGTTACAAACATTGATCATGATTATCAAGAAATCGGGACACATATTCTTGATCAAAAAATGATAGTAAATGATACTAAAATAGGCAGCAATTGCTTTATAGGATACGGTGTAGCAATTCAGGCCGGAACCGTACTCGGTAAACAATGTGTGGTGGGTGCAAGTTCAGTTGTAAGAGGATATTTTCCGGACTATTCAGTAATTGTGGGCGCTCCTGCAAAGGTTGTCAAAAGATATAATTTAAATACCATGAAATGGGAAAGAACCGCCCCGGACGGCTCATTTCTTATTTAA